One window of Magallana gigas chromosome 2, xbMagGiga1.1, whole genome shotgun sequence genomic DNA carries:
- the LOC105339479 gene encoding nonsense-mediated mRNA decay factor SMG7, translated as MSSAAQVLRQADALKASITDSSKGVSETWVVRQRLEDLYKKLLLMDLEYALDKKVEQDLWNHAFKNHINILQTQTKDRQNAKRGETHATLNLFLETASGFYLQLIQLICTTFKLDLPFRRKSSCFGIMKEKTTLRVKIVPPKKSSCLYVCQYCLVHLGDIARYRQQIEQAQTFYWHAANLVPFNGQPYNQLAIVEAARGNKLTTVFYYVRSLAVRHPFPAAATNLEKLYTKLTKDIPELKGKLSVSEMITSFLQLHACIHLCTELDRAAALSSKLLAALPAHVTSQSFPSHILVQIVAINIFSMHHAQRMTQYQDGEERADSFSEELGSEELRSFSLMFSFTIGILDLLLQNTPKQEQKLKEFFTLPAVKLLLDWFKLNPVHLQNPILKSSSVMTNLCKVLNNIKLSDNEGGPNISKYEDLPLPEDTELRCFQYLEKAHSMYSYSRLPTEGLPSEVESMLRCMRIYSHGTWLAEETESISAQQGKSGRLQFTAPTIQKPISSVYEAGESQVPFVEKKSVRQNIAIQAIIQKKGQQQAADKTPKVVPTKIQERVKPPPSVSAEPVKTIVTSTASGPNSPKYLLGVPTTEPQFMKGGSTGVVGNSRSGTQSSRVPIAQQPPRLQKQLLAQQQQQQGSSQPTLWSENATPQILSKPSASQQKLLWPYSLQQQSEQNVSKSDSNSSVHSAQSDTSPGKVGAQQPSQQTSEVQRSQLEKQSPSNFMNMPTVTSDYRMTSRFPVTTNQPSMAPQNMPVNAKNPGSCQNTALQGTAGSNAMFRFPPPPLPPNSKQFPSMTFDVPPPPLPQPMNMSSAETESRTGFTHQMSSRHQPEKNQQNVMAENAFQQNQSLVNPQRAPQGTNYPSNSNQQHTQSSPLTGNIGNQMQGGVRNLFQNLPPQGFQQMAPGNERPHFGGPTNERSPFGGLKPQTVPSQLQNTASQYQLLNQLLSMNAGMGRMNLRAPMDQPGKKDDFPFVPPELLGALSQLAVQPPNISKEGLMLQNRMGAAFQGHAEGTPKPDTGNSPNRSPMPGPADLDSRPPRPGPQTTQQGTYSLFSSSPWSVPLSTADNKSHGPSPFSEEPNMVRHSPKAEVTEPKMPQGIDMGLRFGHNEEVWLEKSQKGAPPADHNPASGPGPYFPGPLQSIWSSPGPSPLEKLLEMQKQQRTTDPH; from the exons ATGAGTTCAGCAGCTCAAGTATTGAG ACAAGCAGATGCATTAAAAGCTAGCATAACAG ATTCCTCGAAAGGCGTTTCAGAAACATGGGTTGTGAGACAAAGATTGGAGGATCTGTACAAAAAACTGCTCCTTATGGACCTGGAGTATGCCTTGGATAAGAAAGTGGAACAGGATTT ATggaaccatgcatttaaaaaccaCATCAATATCTTGCAGACCCAGACCAAGGAcagacag AATGCAAAAAGGGGTGAAACACATGCCACACTGAACCTCTTTCTGGAGACAGCTAGTGGATTTTACCTGCAG TTGATACAATTAATTTGTACTACATTCAAACTGGATTTGCCATTTAGAAGGAAGTCATCATGTTTTGGGATAATGAAAG AAAAAACAACACTGAGAGTGAAGATTGTGCCACCTAAGAAAAGCTCCTGTCTGTATGTCTGTCAGTACTGCTTGGTTCACCTTGGAGATATCG CTCGATACAGACAACAGATAGAACAAGCTCAGACATTTTATTGGCATGCTGCCAACCTTGTGCCATTTAATG GTCAACCCTACAATCAGCTAGCCATTGTGGAGGCTGCGCGAGGGAACAAGCTGACCACAGTGTTTTACTATGTGAGAAGTCTGGCTGTCAGACATCCTTTCCCAGCTGCAGCCACCAACCTGGAAAAACTGTACACTAAACTCACCAAGGACAT tccAGAATTGAAAGGAAAACTCTCTGTGAGTGAAATGATCACATCATTTCTACAACTCCATGCCTGTATCCATCTGTGCACAG AACTAGATAGAGCAGCTGCCCTGAGCTCCAAACTTCTGGCTGCCTTACCAGCTCATGTAACGTCCCAGAGTTTCCCATCCCACATTCTTGTGCAGATTGTGGCCATCAACATCTTCTCGATGCACCATGCCCAGCGTATGACCCAGTATCAGGATGGTGAGGAACGTGCAGACTCCTTCAGTGAGGAACTGGGCAGCGAGGAGCTGAGGTCGTTCTCTCTGATGTTCAGTTTTACCA ttGGCATTTTGGACTTGCTGTTGCAAAATACCCCAAAACAGGAACAGAAACTCAAAGAATTCTTCACTCTACCAGCCGTGAAGCTTTTGCTTGATTGGTTCAAGTTAAACCCTGTACACCTGCAAAATCCTATCCTAAAGTCATCTAG TGTAATGACAAATTTGTGTAAAGTTCTGAACAACATCAAGCTGTCTGATAATGAAGGCGGTCCAAATATTTCTAAAT ATGAAGATCTACCTTTACCAGAAGATACAGAACTAAGATGTTTTCAGTACCTGGAGAAAGCACACAG CATGTACAGCTACAGTCGCTTGCCCACAGAGGGCCTACCCTCAGAAGTGGAGTCCATGTTGAGGTGTATGAGGATCTACTCTCATGGAACCTGGTTAGCTGAGGAGACAGAGAG tataagTGCTCAGCAAGGAAAGTCTGGGAGACTACAGTTTACTGCTCCAACTATTCAAAAACCAATCAGTTCAG TGTATGAAGCTGGAGAAAGTCAAGTGCCATTTGTAGAAAAGAAATCTGTGCGTCAAAATATTGCCATTCAG GCAATTATTCAAAAGAAAGGCCAACAGCAAGCTGCAGACAAAACTCCTAAAGTTGTTCCAACTAAAATACAAGAAAGA GTTAAACCACCACCGTCTGTAAGTGCAGAGCCAGTGAAAACAATTGTCACATCAACAGCCTCTGGCCCGAACTCCCCAAAATATCTTTTAGGTGTACCGACCACTGAGCCTCAATTCATGAAAGGGGGAAGCACTGGTGTGGTAGGTAATTCAAGGTCAGGAACTCAGAGCTCAAGAGTTCCAATCGCACAACAACCACCGAGACTGCAGAAACAGTTGCTGGCACAGCAACAGCAACAACAGGGCTCTTCTCAACCAACCCTGTGGTCAGAGAACGCAACACCACAGATTCTCAGCAAGCCATCAGCTTCACAGCAAAAGTTACTGTGGCCATATTCACTTCAACAGCAGTCAGAGCAAAACGTTTCAAAATCGGACAGCAATTCTTCAGTACATTCAGCACAGAGTGACACCAGTCCTGGTAAAGTGGGAGCACAGCAGCCCTCTCAGCAGACGTCAGAAGTTCAAAGGTCACAGCTGGAAAAACAATCgccaagcaattttatgaacatGCCTACTGTTACATCTGATTACAG gatgacATCAAGATTTCCAGTTACAACTAATCAACCATCAATGGCACCTCAGAACATGCCAGTCAATGCTAAGAACCCTGGATCATGTCAAAACACAGCATTACAGGGGACTGCTGGAAGCAATGCAATGTTTAGGTTTCCTCCACCACCTCTGCCACCAAACAGCAAACAGTTTCCTTCTATGACTTTTGATGTTCCTCCACCCCCTTTACCACAACCTATGAACATGTCAAGTGCAGAAACAGAGTCAAGAACTGGTTTTACCCATCAAATGTCCAGCCGACATCAGCCTGAAAAGAATCAACAGAATGTTATGGCAGAAAATGctttccaacagaatcagtcACTTGTTAACCCTCAAAGGGCTCCTCAAGGGACAAATTATCCAAGCAACTCGAATCAGCAACACACACAAAGCAGCCCACTTACGGGAAATATTGGTAATCAAATGCAGGGAGGAGttagaaatttatttcaaaatctccCACCACAAGGCTTTCAGCAAATGGCTCCTGGGAACGAGAGACCTCACTTTGGAGGTCCTACCAATGAAAGGTCACCTTTTGGAGGACTGAAACCACAAACAGTGCCATCACAGTTACAGAATACTGCCTCTCAGTACCAACTGTTGAACCAGCTACTAAGCATGAATGCTGGCATGGGAAGGATGAACTTGAGAGCCCCAATGGATCAACCAGGAAAAAAGGATGATTTCCCCTTTGTTCCCCCAGAGTTGTTGGGAGCACTTTCACAGCTTGCTGTTCAG CCACCAAATATTAGCAAAGAAGGCTTGATGTTGCAAAACAGGATGGGTGCTGCTTTTCAAGGTCATGCTGAG GGAACACCAAAGCCTGACACAGGGAACTCTCCAAACAGAAG CCCAATGCCTGGCCCTGCTGACCTAGATTCTCGTCCCCCCAGACCAGGGCCGCAGACCACACAACAAGGAACGTACTCACTGTTCAGCAGCTCTCCATGGTCTGTGCCTCTGTCCACTGCAGACAACAAAA GCCATGGACCATCCCCATTCTCTGAAGAGCCAAACATGGTAAGACATTCACCAAAAGCAGAAGTTACTGAGCCCAAGATGCCACAAGGAATAGACATGGGGCTGAGGTTTGGTCATAATGAGGAAGTTTGGCTTGAAAAATCACAGAAGGGTGCACCACCAGCAGACCACAACCCTGCATCAGGACCAGGGCCTTATTTCCCTGGACCATTacag TCAATCTGGTCATCTCCTGGTCCATCTCCATTGGAAAAGCTCTTGGAAATGCAGAAACAACAGAGAACCACAGATCCCCACTGA